The window CGGCCAAGCACTGCAAGCCCTCGACTTACTGTGCAAATATTTACCCGATGCGTACAACTTGGGCTCACAGTCACCTGTCGCCCGTGAAAAAGTCCACAATGGCGCCACCATCGCAGGTATCGCCTTTGCTAACGCTTTCCTCGGGATTTGCCACTCAATGGCGCACAAACTGGGCGCAGAGTTCCATCTCGCCCACGGTTTAGCCAATGCGCTGCTGATCAATAACGTAATACGCTTTAACGCAACGGATCTGCCCACTAAGCAAGCGGCCTTTAGCCAATACGACAGGCCAAAAGCCCTGTGCCGTTATGCTGCCATCGCAGATCACTTGAAACTAGGCGGAAAAACGGATGAAGAAAAAGTCGAAAAATTGCTTGAGAAAATCACACACCTCAAGACGACGATTGGCATTCCTGCTTCTATCCAAGAAGCCGGCGTCAACGAAGCCGACTTCCTCGCCAAGTTAGATGAATTAGCCGAAGATGCGTTCGATGATCAATGTACCGGTGCCAATCCACGTTACCCCTTGATTAACGAGCTGAAACAACTGTTCCTCGATAGCTATTATGGCCGTGACTATAGCGATAACAACTAGGCAATCGCCTAACGATGCTAAGCGCGTGCGAAGCGCGACATAAATGAAAAAGCCCTCGAATGAGGGCTTTTTACTGCGTGATGTTCAGTGAATGATCTAATTAAGGAATCGATGCATTAATCGATCGCACGTAAAATCACTTCACTAGCCGCTAACTCAACTGGGCATCACTCAACTTACGATCACTAAGCTAATCACCACTTAGCAGAGCATTACAACAAACTACGACTAACGCTGCGCCAGTACATAATCGATGGCGCTGGTGATGGCCGCAACCTGCGCCAGATTACATTCGGCAGGCGTAGCCGTTGGGCTATCTGGGTACACTTCTGTCGTTGTGTTATAGATACAACCCGTGACACCGCTGCAAAGCCCTAATGACTTAAGCGGATAGTTAATCACTCCGTGTTGCACCACTGTCGAGCCAATGATCTCGCCTTTCTCGTCGGCAGGGGCAATATGGGTCACTTTGCTCACGCCATCGATAATGGCTTTTTGGAAAGCATCCATTGAATGTTCGGTATCGCCCACAGCATAAAAACCATCAGGGATAGTGCCTTTGTCATATTCAATGCCATCACGGGCGCACAGCGCTGGACGAAACTCTAACTCATCTGAATCTGTGGTTTCATGCAAATCCACATGCAGATCAAAACCTTGCTCAACTGAAGTAACGGAAGCAACTAAAGCCATCAAGGCCGCCGATTCTTCTGCAGGGCTGTTGGCATAGAATGAACGGTTTGGATCGATAGCCTTTGGATTCCAGCGATTAATCGTCTCGTAACCCCAAGGACTCACGCATACGGCAACTACTAAGTTCACCTGTTGCACGTAATTCGCCACTTCGTTAGTTAAAAAGGCCAATGCGCCATGCACACCGCTGGTCTCGTAGCCATGCACGCCGCCAGTCACCAGCACGGTTGGCTTTTGTGGATCAAACTGCTGGCTCTTCACCGCAAATAATGGATAACGATCGGCATTAATCGATAAGGCGCCATATTGCACAATGCCAAGCCCAAGCAAAGATAGCTTTGCTTCCATTGCCTTGAGTGGCGTCACGACATCGTCTTGATATGAACGCTTGATTTGGGTGCTCGTCAGCCATGCGGCTTTTTCAGACTCGCCCCATTTTTCACCCGCGGTGCCGATGGGATAAAAGGTTAAATTTGCCATAATTCCTCTATTTTTTGTTCTATTAGCTCAATTGAGAGTACTAGTGTTTGGATGAATGAGTGCTGCCAGCCTAAAGCGTCAACTGCATGGGAATATCGCGGATCCCGCCCCGCTCTCGCTCTGCTCCTAATGGCTCAAAGCCAAAACCTAAGTACACAGCTTGTGCATTCAATGCCGAGTTCACGGTAAATACGCCCGGATTGCCTTGGGCTAAACATTGAGTTTTTGCATGTTCCCATAACATTCGCGCTACGCCTTGTCCCTGCGCATGGGAGGCAACAAAAAGATGATATAAGTGACTATTCGCCTTCATCCCCACTACACCTGCAAGTTGGCCCGAGTCCGTTATGGCGACATGATACTGATAACCCATAGCAAAGTAGCTACCAATCGCTTCAATCGACATGGCATTAACTAAAATTGTAGCGCCCTCTGCAGTGCAAGTTGGGGCAATAAAGTCTTGGGTTAACTGAGTGAGCAATTCGCTTATTTCAGGGATATCAGCTAAGGTTGCGGCTCGAATATTCATCTTAACTCCTTGATTAAAAATAAATCCATTACATGACGCAATAAAAAGCCAGAACAGAGTCCTGGCTTTTTAAGACGCTTGAACAAAAGACGCTTCGCGTAAAACACTTTAATAGTTAATCACATCAAACGACTCGCCGATGATAACCCTATCAGGGCGAGCCTTACGTCTTTCATTACACTGTCATTCACTGTTTGTTATTAAACAGTCTGTCATTCAACAGTCTGTTATTGTGCTGGCAGTTACTGCTTAGTCCAGCGGTCCATCCAACGGAATACATTGGCGTACCATTGCTCTAGGTTTTCAGGTTTTAAGATCCAGTGGTTTTCATCTGGGAAAATCAACAACTCAGATGGAATCCCTTTACGCTGCATAAAGCTAAATGCAGCTAAACCTTGATCATAAGGAACCCGGAAGTCTTTCTCGCCGTGGATCACCAACATGGGCGTTTTCCAGTTTTCAACATAATTCACTGGGTTAAACTTCTCATATAAGGCTTTGTTATCTGAGTAAGTACCGCCAAATTCATACTCAGGGAACCATAATTCTTCGGTCACATGGTACATAGAACGCATATCGAACAGACCTGCGTGATCAACAAGACACTTGAAACCATCGTTCCAGTTACCTTGGATCCAGTTCATCATGTAGCCGCCGTAAGAACCACCGAGTGCACAGGCGTTTTGCGGATCGAGCCATTTTTGTTGTTGGCTCACTGCCGCTAGGCCTTTTTGCAGATCTTCTAATGGCTTACCGCCCCAATCTTGGCTGATAGAATCCGTAAAGGCTTGGCCGTAACCGGTAGAGCCGTGGAAATCCACCATAACAACGCCATAACCGGCCCCCGCCCATAACTGCGCGTTCCAACGACCGCTGAAGGCATTACCAAATGAACCCTGCGGTCCACCATGCACTAAGTAGGCAATCGGGTATTTTTTACCTTCTTGGAAATTAGCCGGTTTGATCCAGTAACCGTAGACGTCTTCGTTATTCCAACCCTTGAAGCTGAACTGTTCAAACTTACCGAACTTGATCTCGGCTAGCTTGTCTTTATTCACTTCGGTCAGACGCTTAAGGCCTTGACCATCAGTGGTGATGCTGTAGAGATCGCCCGGTTCAACTAAGGTTTTGCTGTCGAAAATCAGTTCATCGTTAGTGACCGCAATTAAGCTGTTCGTGCCATCGCTGTAGATAGAACGCACATCGCCAAATTGGGTATTCACTTGGAAAATAGACACTTGGCCTATGTCTTGCGCCGTGACATACAAGGTACGATTGTCAGGGGCAAACATCAGTGAACTTGGGCTACGATCCCACAATGGCGCCACTTCTTTAGTTTGGCCTGTGGTGGTATCACGCAGCATGATGCCGTAACGATCCGCTTCAAAACCCGGTTTCTTCATCGCTAAATAGGCCATGTAACGGCCATCGCTCGAAAACGTTGGCTGTGCATCCCATGCGAGATTGTCTTTAGTTAAGTTAGTTGCGCCGCCGCCCGTGACTGGCACTTGCCACAAATCATAGTTAGTGGTCCAAGCTTGATCTTTGCTCGGCGCTTTAGCGCTATAAACCACAAACTTACCGTCTGGGGTGAAAGTCACTTCTTCCATACCCGAGAATGGTTTTGGCGGTGTTTCAGTGTCTAACCCTTGGGTGACATCAACCACTTTAGTCAGTTTCTCACCGTTGACTGCGCCAACAAATAAGTGGCTACGGGCATGATCTTCCCACGTATCCCAATGGCGAACCATTAACTGCTTGTATTCGCGCCCCGTCGATTTACGCTCAGATTCAGCGGTAAATTTATCCTTTGAGCAGGCTAAATCCTTACACTCTGGGAATACGCGCATGCTGAGTACAACTTGCTTACCGTCGTTTGATAGTTTGTAACCATCAATATCCAAAGGTAAATCAGAAACTTGAACCGCTTCACCGCCCGTTAATGACAGTTGGAATAGCTGGCTTGAACCGCTACGACTGGCAAGGAAATAAATCGACTTGTCGTCAGTGGCGAAACTCACATCATGCTCAGTGCCCGCAGCAGAGGTCAGTTGTAACGGTTTCGCTTTAGTGTCAGTCAGATCCAATAGATACAGATCAGAACTGCCCTCTCCCTTATCGTTTACCGTTTTAAGACCATAAACTAATTTAGTGCCATCGTGGGACACAGTCGCAGAATGCATCTTATTGAGTTTAATGAGTTGTTGCACAGTAAAAGGCGTTGGATCGGCCGCTTGGGCTGATAACGCCAACCCTGCGGCGCCGAGCGCCAATAGGAGAGGAGCTATTTTCATTGTTATGTCCGTCTTTTTGTTGAACAGGTTCGAGGCTTGCAAATATTCAATAATCATCATTGCTGCAAACACGAATGTTAAAAACGATCTGAGATCGTATCTTTTGAAGATAAGCTTGCCACACTATCGAAACAAAAACGCTCAGGCAAGCCAAATGGCGAACCTGAGCGTATTTTTTTGTGACAAAATGTCAGTGGCGCAATGATTTGTGTAAGGAACTGATATCAGATTACCGAAGCAACCGATATCAGAGCGCAAATTTAAACGGCTTTGCTTAAAAGCCATCAAGTTCAATCCGCTAACGCCTTCGCTTCACTCCCACTTAGGCTTTCGCGTTGGCGATATTCACTTTCCAAATTGCTGGGCCAGTTTCATGGGCGTTCACGCCATTTGAATCCACAGCCACAGTCACTGGCATATCTTGCACGTCAAACTCGTAAATCGCTTCCATGCCTAAATCGGCAAAGGCCACGACGCGAGAATGTTTAATCGCTTTTGACACTAAATACGCAGCGCCGCCAACGGCCATCAGATATACCGCTTTGTGTTTTTTGATTGATTCAACTGTCGCAGGGCCGCGCTCAGCTTTACCTATCATGCCCATCAAGCCTGTTTTTTCTAACATTAGGTCAGTGAATTTATCCATACGAGTTGCTGTGGTTGGGCCCGCAGGACCGACAACTTCAGCACCGACTGGATCAACTGGGCCAACGTAGTAAATAAACTTACCCGTAAAGTCCACGCCTTCTGGCAGACCTTCACCACTTTCGATTAGGCTTTGAATGCGCTTATGGGCCGCATCACGACCTGTGAGCATTTTACCGCTCAGCAGAATAGTTTCACCGCTCTGCCACTGCTCGATATCCGCTTGAGTCACAGTATCTAAGTTAACACGGCGCACATCATCACCCACTTCACGGGTGATTTCTGGCCAATCTGACAATGATGGTGGCGTCAATTCAGCTGGACCTGAGCCATCTAAATGGAAATGTACGTGGCGAGTCGCTGCACAGTTAGGGATCATCACCACAGGCTTTGAAGCCGCGTGGGTGGGCGCCGATTTGATTTTAACGTCTAACACTGTGGTTAAACCGCCAAGACCTTGGGCACCTATGCCTAAGTTGTTCGCGCGCTCAAAAATGTCTAAACGCAGCTTTTCTTCGGTTGTTTGCGCGCCACGGGCCATCAACTCATGGATATCCACACTTTCCATCAGCGCTTCTTTGGCTAATACGGCGGCTTTTTCTGCCGTGCCGCCAATACCTATACCTAGCATACCCGGCGGACACCAGCCCGCGCCCATGGTCGGTAACGTTTTTTCTACCCAAGCGGCGATATCATCAGATGGGTTTAACATCACCATCTTAGCTTTGTTTTCACTGCCGCCGCCTTTAGCCGCAATCGCCACTTCGATATGGTTGCCTGGCACCATGTCGATATGCACCACAGATGGGGTGTTATCTTTGGTATTTTTACGGCTGCCCGCAGGATCTGACACGATTGATGCACGCAGAGGGTTATCAGGATTGGTATAGGCACGACGAACACCTTCGTCGACCATTTCCTGAATTGTCATATCGGTTTTGTCCCATTGGACACCCATACCCACTTTAACGAAGGTGGTGACAATCCCAGTGTCTTGACACAGAGGACGCTTGCCTTCGGCCGACATACGCGAGTTAATTAATATCTGGGCAATGGCATCCTTCGCCGCAGCACTTTGTTCACGCTCATAAGCTTGGCTCATGGCATCCACAAAATCCTTCGGGTGGTAATAAGAGATGTATTGCAAAGCATCCGCCACACTTTCAATAAAGTCGGCTTGCTTAATCACAGAATTGACAGACATTTCATGGTTAGATGACATAGTAGGAGCGCTCCAGCAGCCTTTGCGGCCTAACTTATTTTTGTTTAATTCTTTCTGGGCCAATATGATACTCTTTCCCATCTTTTTGGGCTACATCACATTTTGAATAGGGTTAATCGATGGCAATTAGGGCGTCAAAACAGCTTGCATCACGCCAACTTGACTGGACATTAAGCACCGCAGCACTGTTCGAACACTTTGCCAATGACCCGTGGGCAATCCTGTTAGATTCGGCGAACGCGCCGCATCAGGATGCCAGATTCGACATCATTTGCGCCAATCCCATCGCAACATTAGTGACTCAGGGCGAGCGTAGCGATATAAAGCTCATCGATACGAACTTGAGCTTACCCGAGGCGATGGACCCAAACCGTGATCCCTTCGACCTGCTCAACACTTTATTAAATCATTGGTATTCAAAATCTTTTGATTGCAATCTGCCCTTCAGTGGCGGCGCAATGGGCAGCTTTAGTTACGACTTAGGCCGTCGCATCGAATCCCTGCCGACAAGCGCTCAGCAAGATATTCAACTGCCGGAGATGAACATCGGCTTTTACGACTGGGCGTTAGTTTATGATTACCAAGCCCAGTGTTGGCATTTATTGCACTATTTAGGCGAAGCAGCACTCGACATTGAAGTGAATAAAATTCAAGCGAAAATGGCGCACAAGCCAAATACCGCCGAATTCATGCTCACAAGCCCATGGGCAGCACAAATCGATAAAGCCCAATACACGGCCAAATTTGAGGCGGTACAAGCCTATTTGCACAGCGGCGATTGCTATCAAATAAATTTAACCAAAAGATTTGAAGCTGGCTATCAAGGCGATGAATGGTCGGCCTATTGCCAACTACGTAATGCCAATAAAGCGCCCTTCTCGGCCTTTATGCGTCTGCCACATAACGCAATTTTATCAATTTCACCCGAGCGCTTTATTCAACTTCGCGGTGATGATATTCAGACTAAACCCATCAAAGGCACGCTGCCGCGCCACGCGGATCCCGTGCTCGACGCCAAAGCCGCGAGCACCCTTGCCAGCTCGCCAAAGGATCGCGCCGAAAACGTCATGATTGTCGATTTGCTGCGTAATGATATCGGCAAAGTAGCGGCGGCAGGCTCGGTACGTGTACCTCATCTGTTTGAGATTGAAAGCTTTCCTGCGGTGCATCACCTTGTCAGTACAGTGACGGCTAAGCTTGATGCTAAGTACAGCGCCAGCGATTTGCTGCGCGCGGCGTTCCCCGGCGGCTCAATTACCGGCGCACCAAAAATTCGCGCCATGGAAATTATTGAAGAGCTCGAACCTTCACGGCGCAGTCTGTACTGTGGCTCTATGGGTTATATCAGCCAAGATGGCCAAATGGATACCAGTATCACCATTCGCACTATTGTGGCTGAGCAGGGCAAACTCTATTGCTGGGCGGGCGGCGGCATAGTGGCAGATTCAGAAGTGAATGCCGAGTACCAAGAAACCTTTGATAAGATCAGCCGGATTTTGCCTTTACTTGGCGCAGAGCCGCAAAAGCCGTAAGCTTTCATACTAAACAGTAACGAGAACGTCGATGGATCAAGCGGAATTTAGACTCAGATTTAATCTGCACCCTTTAGCGCTGCAAGATCCGGCGGCCTTCCCACACCTTGGACTGCGCAAAGCTGCGGTGTTGATCCCGCTGCAGGATATCAACGGTGAACTGAATCTAATTTTAACCCAAAGACCGATGCACCTTCGCGCCCATCCAGGGCAGATCAGTTTCCCCGGCGGTAAAATTGAGCCCTACGATGTCGATGCAATTGCAGCAGCATTAAGGGAAGCAGAAGAGGAAATAGGATTATCGCGGTATAACGTCGATGTGGTGGGCACATTTCCGGCCCACAATACCTTTACCGGATTTGAAATCACGCCCGTGGTCGGCATTATCAAGCAGGCATTTGATTGGAAACTCGATCCCGGTGAGGTAGCCGATTGCTTTACTGTGCCATTAAGCTTTTTTATTGAGCCGAGCAATCGCCACCAAAAACGCTTTTTACGCCAAGGGCGCTACTACAGCGTGCATTTTATTCCCTACCAACAACGCTTTATCTGGGGCGCGACCGCCGCCATTATCGACCATTTATGCCGCCAGTTAAGCATTCCTGCCGATATTCTCTGACTTCATTTGGCACCGCTAAACCGTTAAAAAGCCAAACGGTTAAATTAGCCAAATAATAGATAGCTTAAACCACCAAGTGTATATACAAACCGGCGACAATCGACGTTAACAGCAACATGGGAATGTTAAACCAATAACCCATGCGGCTATGGTGGGCGACATAATAGTTAAACGCTAAACTGACCAAACTAATGCCGCCACAGGTCCAAATCAAATACTGTAATAACTGGGTTTCGTGTGGATCCCAATGGACTCTAAATGTCGCGCCACGGCTTAAATAATCGCCGACTTCGCGGTCAGGCCTCGCATCACCGAACACTAATAGCGCATAGACGGCCAACGCCCAGCCTAAAATGGATAAGGCCGCGAGGATAATTTGAAATATTCTGACTTTACTCATACTGCCTCCAGCCATTTAACTCACTATATCGCCCAATATCGATATTATTAACCTCAGGATACCTTTTTCAGCTTGAGAAAAGCCACCAGCAAGGTAATATAAACCTCCAAAATTTTCATATAAAACGTTTCGTTGGAGAATTAAGCAACAATGAGCATCGCATCTGTCGCATCTGTATTTAAAGGTGAGCACGCCGTCGGTTCTAAAGTCACAGTTCGTGGCTGGGTCAGAACCCGTCGTGACTCTAAAGCCGGCATCTCTTTTTTAGCTGTTTATGACGGCTCTTGCTTTAATCCTATCCAAGGTGTCGTGCCCAATAGCTTAGATAATTACGACAACGAAGTGTTAAAGCTGACTGCGGGTTGTTCTGTTGTGATGACAGGCGACGTGGTGGAATCTCCAGGCGCAGGTCAAGCATTTGAGCTGCAAGTGACTGATATTGAAGTCGCAGGCTGGGTTGATGATCCAGACACTTACCCAATGGCCGCTAAACGTCACTCAATTGAACATTTACGCGAATTAGCGCACTTACGCCCACGCACTAACATTATTGGTGCTGTTGCCCGCGTGCGTAACTGTTTATCCCAAGCGATTCACCGCTTCTACCACGAAGAAGGCTTTATTTGGGTATCGACCCCACTTATCACCGCCTCTGACTGTGAAGGTGCCGGTGAAATGTTCCGCGTATCGACCTTAGATATGGAAAACCTGCCACGTACTGATGCAGGAAAAGTCGATTACGATAAAGATTTCTTCGGTAAAGAAGCTTTCCTAACCGTATCTGGCCAGTTGAACGCTGAAACCTACGCCTGTGCACTGTCAAAAGTGTATACCTTTGGCCCGACTTTCCGTGCTGAAAACTCAAACACTAGCCGCCACTTAGCGGAATTCTGGATGGTTGAGCCTGAAATGGCCTTCGCTAACTTAAACGACATCGCTGGCCTTGCCGAAGCTATGTTGAAATACGCATTCAATGCCGTATTGACTGAGCGTATGGACGATTTAACTTTCTTCGCCCAGCACGTTGATAAGACAGTGATTGACCGTCTGCAATCTTTCGTTTCAAGCGATTTTGCTCAAGTGGATTACACAGATGCGGTTGAAATTCTGCAAAACTGTGGCAGAACCTTCGAGTTCCCTGTGTCTTGGGGTATCGACTTATCTTCTGAGCACGAGCGTTACTTAGCCGAAGAGCACTTCAAAGCCCCTGTGGTCGTGAAGAACTATCCAAAAGATATCAAGGCCTTCTACATGCGTTTAAACGATGACGGTAAAACCGTTGCCGCGATGGACGTGTTAGCCCCAGGTATCGGTGAAATCATCGGCGGTTCTCAACGTGAAGAGCGTTTAGACGTGCTGGATATGCGTTTAGCTGAAATGGATCTAAACCAAGAAGATTACTGGTGGTACCGTGATATGCGCCGTTATGGCACAGTGCCACACGCAGGTTTTGGTCTAGGGTTTGAGCGTTTAGTGTCTTACGTGACTGGCGTTAACA of the Shewanella baltica genome contains:
- a CDS encoding M14 family metallopeptidase codes for the protein MANLTFYPIGTAGEKWGESEKAAWLTSTQIKRSYQDDVVTPLKAMEAKLSLLGLGIVQYGALSINADRYPLFAVKSQQFDPQKPTVLVTGGVHGYETSGVHGALAFLTNEVANYVQQVNLVVAVCVSPWGYETINRWNPKAIDPNRSFYANSPAEESAALMALVASVTSVEQGFDLHVDLHETTDSDELEFRPALCARDGIEYDKGTIPDGFYAVGDTEHSMDAFQKAIIDGVSKVTHIAPADEKGEIIGSTVVQHGVINYPLKSLGLCSGVTGCIYNTTTEVYPDSPTATPAECNLAQVAAITSAIDYVLAQR
- a CDS encoding GNAT family N-acetyltransferase, translating into MNIRAATLADIPEISELLTQLTQDFIAPTCTAEGATILVNAMSIEAIGSYFAMGYQYHVAITDSGQLAGVVGMKANSHLYHLFVASHAQGQGVARMLWEHAKTQCLAQGNPGVFTVNSALNAQAVYLGFGFEPLGAERERGGIRDIPMQLTL
- a CDS encoding dipeptidyl-peptidase 5 — translated: MKIAPLLLALGAAGLALSAQAADPTPFTVQQLIKLNKMHSATVSHDGTKLVYGLKTVNDKGEGSSDLYLLDLTDTKAKPLQLTSAAGTEHDVSFATDDKSIYFLASRSGSSQLFQLSLTGGEAVQVSDLPLDIDGYKLSNDGKQVVLSMRVFPECKDLACSKDKFTAESERKSTGREYKQLMVRHWDTWEDHARSHLFVGAVNGEKLTKVVDVTQGLDTETPPKPFSGMEEVTFTPDGKFVVYSAKAPSKDQAWTTNYDLWQVPVTGGGATNLTKDNLAWDAQPTFSSDGRYMAYLAMKKPGFEADRYGIMLRDTTTGQTKEVAPLWDRSPSSLMFAPDNRTLYVTAQDIGQVSIFQVNTQFGDVRSIYSDGTNSLIAVTNDELIFDSKTLVEPGDLYSITTDGQGLKRLTEVNKDKLAEIKFGKFEQFSFKGWNNEDVYGYWIKPANFQEGKKYPIAYLVHGGPQGSFGNAFSGRWNAQLWAGAGYGVVMVDFHGSTGYGQAFTDSISQDWGGKPLEDLQKGLAAVSQQQKWLDPQNACALGGSYGGYMMNWIQGNWNDGFKCLVDHAGLFDMRSMYHVTEELWFPEYEFGGTYSDNKALYEKFNPVNYVENWKTPMLVIHGEKDFRVPYDQGLAAFSFMQRKGIPSELLIFPDENHWILKPENLEQWYANVFRWMDRWTKQ
- a CDS encoding fumarate hydratase, which encodes MSSNHEMSVNSVIKQADFIESVADALQYISYYHPKDFVDAMSQAYEREQSAAAKDAIAQILINSRMSAEGKRPLCQDTGIVTTFVKVGMGVQWDKTDMTIQEMVDEGVRRAYTNPDNPLRASIVSDPAGSRKNTKDNTPSVVHIDMVPGNHIEVAIAAKGGGSENKAKMVMLNPSDDIAAWVEKTLPTMGAGWCPPGMLGIGIGGTAEKAAVLAKEALMESVDIHELMARGAQTTEEKLRLDIFERANNLGIGAQGLGGLTTVLDVKIKSAPTHAASKPVVMIPNCAATRHVHFHLDGSGPAELTPPSLSDWPEITREVGDDVRRVNLDTVTQADIEQWQSGETILLSGKMLTGRDAAHKRIQSLIESGEGLPEGVDFTGKFIYYVGPVDPVGAEVVGPAGPTTATRMDKFTDLMLEKTGLMGMIGKAERGPATVESIKKHKAVYLMAVGGAAYLVSKAIKHSRVVAFADLGMEAIYEFDVQDMPVTVAVDSNGVNAHETGPAIWKVNIANAKA
- the pabB gene encoding aminodeoxychorismate synthase component I, which produces MAIRASKQLASRQLDWTLSTAALFEHFANDPWAILLDSANAPHQDARFDIICANPIATLVTQGERSDIKLIDTNLSLPEAMDPNRDPFDLLNTLLNHWYSKSFDCNLPFSGGAMGSFSYDLGRRIESLPTSAQQDIQLPEMNIGFYDWALVYDYQAQCWHLLHYLGEAALDIEVNKIQAKMAHKPNTAEFMLTSPWAAQIDKAQYTAKFEAVQAYLHSGDCYQINLTKRFEAGYQGDEWSAYCQLRNANKAPFSAFMRLPHNAILSISPERFIQLRGDDIQTKPIKGTLPRHADPVLDAKAASTLASSPKDRAENVMIVDLLRNDIGKVAAAGSVRVPHLFEIESFPAVHHLVSTVTAKLDAKYSASDLLRAAFPGGSITGAPKIRAMEIIEELEPSRRSLYCGSMGYISQDGQMDTSITIRTIVAEQGKLYCWAGGGIVADSEVNAEYQETFDKISRILPLLGAEPQKP
- a CDS encoding CoA pyrophosphatase — encoded protein: MDQAEFRLRFNLHPLALQDPAAFPHLGLRKAAVLIPLQDINGELNLILTQRPMHLRAHPGQISFPGGKIEPYDVDAIAAALREAEEEIGLSRYNVDVVGTFPAHNTFTGFEITPVVGIIKQAFDWKLDPGEVADCFTVPLSFFIEPSNRHQKRFLRQGRYYSVHFIPYQQRFIWGATAAIIDHLCRQLSIPADIL
- the asnS gene encoding asparagine--tRNA ligase is translated as MSIASVASVFKGEHAVGSKVTVRGWVRTRRDSKAGISFLAVYDGSCFNPIQGVVPNSLDNYDNEVLKLTAGCSVVMTGDVVESPGAGQAFELQVTDIEVAGWVDDPDTYPMAAKRHSIEHLRELAHLRPRTNIIGAVARVRNCLSQAIHRFYHEEGFIWVSTPLITASDCEGAGEMFRVSTLDMENLPRTDAGKVDYDKDFFGKEAFLTVSGQLNAETYACALSKVYTFGPTFRAENSNTSRHLAEFWMVEPEMAFANLNDIAGLAEAMLKYAFNAVLTERMDDLTFFAQHVDKTVIDRLQSFVSSDFAQVDYTDAVEILQNCGRTFEFPVSWGIDLSSEHERYLAEEHFKAPVVVKNYPKDIKAFYMRLNDDGKTVAAMDVLAPGIGEIIGGSQREERLDVLDMRLAEMDLNQEDYWWYRDMRRYGTVPHAGFGLGFERLVSYVTGVNNIRDVIPFPRAPRTANF